One genomic region from Uloborus diversus isolate 005 chromosome 2, Udiv.v.3.1, whole genome shotgun sequence encodes:
- the LOC129217145 gene encoding H/ACA ribonucleoprotein complex subunit 2-like protein — protein sequence MGKSKKATSENEMDESMDASLAADVEAPRLSYEEQLQNVSVIATPMAPKKLAKRLYKLIKKASEQKTFLRHGLKDVQASIRKGETGICVFAGDVTPIEVMCHMPAVCEEKNIPYVYTPSRNDLGAAMGVKRSCLMVLIREHPDFKDLYDECISRIQPLTISMLM from the coding sequence ATGGGTAAATCTAAGAAAGCAACTTCAGAGAATGAGATGGATGAAAGCATGGATGCCTCTCTAGCTGCAGACGTCGAAGCTCCTCGTTTATCTTACGAGGAACAGTTGCAAAATGTAAGCGTTATTGCCACTCCAATGGCCCCCAAAAAACTGGCAAAGCGTTTATACAAGCTAATTAAAAAAGCTtcagaacaaaaaacatttttgcgccATGGTTTGAAAGATGTTCAAGCAAGTATCCGTAAAGGTGAAACTGGAATTTGCGTATTTGCCGGCGACGTTACACCGATTGAAGTGATGTGCCATATGCCTGCTgtatgtgaagaaaaaaatattccataCGTCTATACGCCGTCTAGAAATGATTTAGGTGCTGCTATGGGAGTTAAGAGAAGCTGCCTCATGGTTTTAATCAGAGAACATCCGGATTTTAAGGACTTATATGACGAATGTATTTCCCGAATTCAACCACTTACAATATCAATGCTCATGTGA